The following proteins come from a genomic window of Archocentrus centrarchus isolate MPI-CPG fArcCen1 chromosome 3, fArcCen1, whole genome shotgun sequence:
- the loxl1 gene encoding lysyl oxidase homolog 1 — MFPIIVACLAFILLSSGQAQVATQTQGEGQDSSSTPWRQVIQWENNGQVFSLLNSGAEYIPAGAGTQDRGPRVVVADSHPRSSRRPQGGNVRRQAPSRGSSETVRGQARHPFGFGQVPDNWRQTTGSTGSSQFQGSSSSRFRPSTGSSSVSSSSSFSSSSYNIPTYLQYPLPQQPPFQPAPYDPSFGDASVRSYEPPFQPVIGGGYGGTGYGAGRGYTGSRYGVGLSPVLPGSPSDFTDDGYRYYQSYGYVSNPVAPARAPQPPFTDGLDRRYTHSLYNEESAPAVPVPDANQAPPVIVDRSGQPPVRSPQYEQFPPFGRPQPPFLQSIPSGRNSLNSANENPSTNVVSVYRPNQRGLPDLVPDPNYVQASTYIQRAHMYSLRCAAEEKCLSSSAYSSETIDYDVRVLLRFPQRVKNKGTADFMPNRPRHTWEWHSCHQHYHSMDEFSHYDLLEVSTGRKVAEGHKASFCLEDTTCDFGHLKRYACTAHTQGLSPGCYDTYNADIDCQWIDITDIQPGNYILKLQVNPKFLVLESDFTNNVVRCNIHYTGRFVTTKNCKIAQS; from the exons ATGTTCCCTATTATTGTGGCATGTTTGGCATTCATCCTGCTGAGTTCAGGACAGGCTCAGGTTGCCACACAGACTCAGGGTGAAGGGCAGGACAGCTCTTCCACCCCTTGGAGGCAGGTGATTCAGTGGGAGAACAATGGCCAGGTTTTTAGCCTGCTGAACAGTGGAGCTGAATACATTCCTGCTGGTGCAGGGACCCAGGACAGAGGTCCAAGGGTGGTTGTGGCAGATTCTCATCCACGCTCTTCACGCAGACCTCAAGGAGGCAACGTCCGCAGGCAGGCTCCATCAAGAGGATCCTCTGAAACTGTCCGTGGACAGGCAAGGCATCCTTTTGGCTTTGGGCAAGTGCCTGATAACTGGAGACAAACCACAGGTAGCACAGGAAGTAGCCAATTCCAGGGATCCTCCAGTAGTCGATTCAGACCATCCACAGGCTCTTCCTCAGTATCATCATCGTCTTccttttcttcatcttcataTAATATACCAACCTATCTGCAGTACCCATTGCCTCAACAGCCTCCCTTCCAACCAGCGCCTTATGACCCTAGTTTTGGGGATGCATCAGTCAGGAGCTACGAGCCACCATTTCAGCCCGTTATTGGTGGAGGGTATGGTGGAACAGGATATGGTGCTGGACGAGGGTATACTGGAAGTAGATATGGAGTTGGTTTGAGCCCAGTTCTCCCAGGCTCTCCTTCTGACTTTACTGATGATGGCTATCGTTACTACCAGTCCTATGGCTATGTGTCCAATCCTGTAGCTCCTGCACGTGCTCCCCAGCCACCGTTTACTGATGGTCTGGACCGCAGATACACTCACAGTCTCTACAACGAGGAATCTGCTCCTGCCGTCCCTGTTCCTGATGCCAACCAAGCCCCTCCTGTAATAGTAGACAGATCAGGCCAACCACCAGTCAGGAGTCCTCAGTATGAACAGTTTCCTCCATTTGGAAGACCCCAGCCTCCTTTCTTACAGTCCATTCCTTCAGGCAGAAATTCTCTAAATTCCGCCAATGAGAACCCGAGTACAAATGTCGTTAGTGTGTACCGGCCAAATCAGAGAG GTTTGCCTGACTTGGTCCCTGATCCCAACTATGTCCAGGCTTCCACATATATTCAGAGAGCCCACATGTACTCTCTTCGTTGTGCTGCTGAGGAAAAATGTCTGTCAAG CTCTGCCTATAGCTCTGAGACCATTGACTATGATGTGAGGGTCCTGCTGCGATTCCCACAGCGAGTGAAGAACAAGGGCACTGCCGACTTCATGCCAAACAGGCCACGTCATACCTGGGAGTGGCACAGCTGTCATCA ACATTACCATAGTATGGATGAGTTCAGCCATTATGATTTACTTGAGGTCAGTACTGGCCGTAAAGTTGCAGAGGGACACAAGGCTAGCTTCTGCCTGGAGGACACCACCTGTGACTTTGGTCACCTGAAGCGTTACGCCTGCACTGCTCACACTCAG GGTCTGAGCCCAGGCTGCTATGATACTTACAATGCTGATATTGACTGCCAGTGGATAGATATTACTGATATCCAACCAGGAAACTATATACTAAAG CTCCAGGTTAATCCCAAGTTCTTGGTGCTGGAGTCAGACTTTACCAACAATGTGGTTAGGTGTAACATTCACTACACAGGACGGTTTGTTACAACTAAAAACTGCAAGATAGCACA gTCTTGA